Genomic window (Saccharothrix australiensis):
GTCGTACCAGGTGATCGAGTCGTCGCACGTGTTGTGGTAGCCGCCGACGAACCAGGTCCCGTCGGGCACGGTGATCCCGCGCTCGGCGAGTCCACTCCGGACGGCCGGGTCGTTGGCCATGACGGCGAACGCCCGCGCGTTCGGCCCGCCCCGCCCGCCGCCGGTGGCCCCGCAGTCGTGCGCGGACTCGTGCGGGTTGTTCAGGCTCGACGAGCCGTGCCCCAGGACGAGCACCAGCGGTGCGGGCGCGCGGCTCAACCCGGTGGTGCGCAACAGGGTCGCCACGACGTCCACCTGTTCCGCCGTGGTGAAGCCCAGCGCCAGCCGCGTGGGCGGGGTAGTGCCGTGCCGCCGCGTCCAGCGGTGCGCGGCACGCGGGAACAGGCACCGCCCGACCAGCGACACCAGCGCCGCGACGCCGAGCGCGACGCTGGCCACCGCGCCGCCCGCGAGCGTGCGGCTGCCCACCGCGACCGCCCGCGTCCAGCGGGCCCGCAGGCGGCGCGGCGGGCGGCCGGGGCGCACCGGCCGCTCGACCACCGCGTGCCGGGGCGTCACGACCACCGGGCACAGGGGGCGCGACCGGACGTCGTCGACGCCCCGGTAGTGCATGGCCACGCCGAAGAACCCCGCGTAGCCGAACGTCTCGGCGGCGGGGCAGCACTCCTCCAGGTGCCTGCGCACGGACTCCTCGCGCTCGTCGAGGCAGAACACCGCCTGGAACGCCACCGCGCCCGCCGGCGTCGCGACCCGCTGGTGCGCGGCCAGCCCGTCCAGCACGCCGATCCGGTGCCGCCGCTCGTAGGCGAGGTGCAGCAGGCGACGGCGCTCCACCTCGTCGCACCGGTCCACGACGGCGAGCCACGCCGCCGCACCCGCCCGGTCGGTCAGCGGCACGTCCATCAACCGGGCCAGCACGAACGCCTCGTAGGCCAGTTCCAGCCCCGCGCCCCGACCCGTCGCGGCACCGACGACTCCCACCCCAGCGGTCCGGTCCGCCCCGGCCATCCCGCCCGCCGGACCACGCCCGACCCCGTCGCCCGGCTCGGCGGTCGCGAGCACGTGGCGCGTGGCGAACACGTCCAGCGTCAGCTGCACGGCCAGGTAGTCCACCAGCCGCGCCGCACGCGGTTCGACCGGTGCGCGGTCGGGTCGCAGCTCGAACTGCCGCACCATGCCCGCCCAGCCCCGCAACGACAGCAGCGTCGCGGTGACCACCTCGGCCCGGTCCTCGCCGGGCACCCCGAGTTCGGCCAGCGCCCACTCGGCGGTGCGCTCGGCCGACCACCCGCGCTGGGACCGCAGGCACGCCCCGAGCCCGCGCAGGAACGGGTCCGGCGGACCGCCCGCCCGGCCGTAGAGGTCGCGGAACGCCGCCAGCAGGCCGTGCTCGCGGCCCGGCATCGGCCAGAGGGCGACCCCCTGGTCCAGGAACGCCGCCGTGAACCGGATCAGCAGCGGGTGCGCCAGGTGGTCCGGGTCGACGCCGGTCGCGGCGAGGACGCGGTCGCGGGGCCGCGGGCGCGGCGGCGGTGCGGCCGGCGGCGGCGCGCAGGACCGCAGCAGGTCCCACCGCGGGTCGGTCGCGTCCACCGCGTCGGTCTCGGCCAGCAGCCAGTCCAGCGCCGGGCCGCGCGGCACCTCGACGTGGTGGCGCAGCCGGACCTCGTGGAACCGGCGCGGCGTCGGGCCGCCGGGCACCACGGGCACGCCGTCGTCGACGACCTCGGCCGCGACCACGGCGTCGAGGTCGGCCGTCGTGATCCGGCCCGAGCGCAGGAAGCCGTGGAACGCGGCCTCGCCCTGGTAGGGCTCGGTGCCGAGCACCCCGGCCGCACGGGTGACGGCGTCGGTGAACGGCAGGTGCTCGAAGGCGTGCAGGGTGTTGTGGTGCACGAAAGCCTGGAGCGGCCCCTGTTCGGGCAGCAGCGCCGCGGCGCGCCCCACCAGCTCGGCGATGGTCATCGCGACCGCCCGCGGCGGGTGGCGTGCGGGTCGTCCGAGGCGGGCACGAGCCCGTCGAGCCCCTCGACGACGAGGGTCGCGGCGGGCAGCTCCCGCGCCAGCTCGTCCAGCCTGGCCAGGAACGTGTGGTCCACGAGGACCGCGTCGCGCACGTCCACGACGACCTTCGTGACACCCCGGCCGGCGCGCGTGATCGCCTTGCGCACCGGCAGCAGCGCCGGGAAGACCGCCGCGCCGCGCAGCCGGACGCGCAGCACCTCGCCGACCACCGTGACCTGAGGTCGGGGCAGGAACGCGGACACCGGCACACCGCGCGCCAGGTGCAGCACGACCTTGAGCGCCAACCCGGACGCGACGCCCACCAGCAGGTCGGTCGCCAGGGTGACCAGCAGGGTGGTGGTGAACAGCGCGAGCTGGTCCCACCCGATCCGGGCGATGTGCCGCACGCCCGCCGGCGAGGCCAGCCGGAAACCGGTGTAGACGAGCATCGCGGCCAGCGCCGCCAGCGGGATGGTCTGCACGACGCCGGGTACCAGCGCGACGAACAGCAGCAGGATCGCGCCGTGGCAGACGTTGGACCAGCGGCTCGTCGCGCCCGCGTCCACGTTGGCCTTGCTGCGCACGATCTCGGAGATCATCGGCAGGCCGCCGATCAGGGCCGAGGCGAGGTTGCCCGTGCCGATCGCGAGCAGGTCGCGGTTGACGTTCGACACGCGCTCGGCCGGGCGCATCGAGTCGACGGCGAGCACCGTCAGCGTGGACTCGATCGTGCCGATGAGGGCGAACATCACGACGTACTGGACCGAGGTGGCGCTGAACACCTGCGAGAAGTCCGGGAAGGTGATCGCGTCCAGCAGCGAACCGGGCAGCCGCACCAGGAACTCCGGTCCGAGGTGGTGCTGCGCGCCGAGGAAGGTGTAGTCGTGCGGGCGGTCCAGGTGCAGCCAGAGGCCGATCGGGATGGCCACCGCCAACACCACCAGCGGCGCGGGCGCGAGCCTGCTCCAGCGGGCGCGCACCAGCGGCAGCCCGAACAGCAGCACCAGCGACAGCGCGCCGACCAGGAGGATGAACGGGTTCGCGTGCGCCGCGCTGCGCGGTATCTCGGCGATCAGGCCGAACGTCGAGTCCGCGGTCGGCCGCACGCCGAGCACCACGTGCGCCTGCTTCGCGATGATGATGACGCCGATCGCCGCCAGCATCCCGTGCACCACCGACGGCGACATGACCACGCCGACGCCTGCCGCGCGGACCAGCCCGAACACGATCTGCACGAGTGCCGCGACCACGCCGACGGCCAGGGCGCGCCGGTAACCGGCCACGAGGTCGCCCTGGCCCAGGTCGTGCACCGCGCCGACGGCGATCACGATCAGCCCGGCGGCGGGGCCCTTGATGCTCAGCGGCGCGCCGCCGAGCAGCCCGCCGAGGATGCCGCCGACAATGGCGGTGAGCACGCCCGCGATGGGCGGGAAGCCGCTGGCCACCGCGATGCCGAGGCACAGCGGCAGTGCGATGAGGGCGACCAGGAAACCGGACTTCAGGTCGGGCACCGTAAGTCTTCGGGGTGCCCGCACGGCGGGTGGTCGACCGTTTTGCCGGATTCGATCGGATTGACCGGGCATCGGTTTTGTCCTTTTTTCGGGCGCGACCGGGACACCGCCCGTCGTTTCGACGGGGGTGTGGTGGATACGGGTCAGCGACCGTCCGGCGGCCCGCGCGCGACCCGGCCGCCGACGCGCGTGGCGACCGCCGTCGAGGGGGCGGCGGCCACCGTGCGCACCAGGGCGCGCAGGAGCGCGACAGCGGGTTCGCAGGACTTGGCCTCGTCCGCCACACCCTCTTCGGGGTGGTGGAGAGCGCTGGTCAACGCCTCGACGAGGGAGTGCTGCCCGGACACTTCGGGTTGCGGCGGGCGCTGGTCGGCCCGCGCGCCGACGACGGAGGCGACCCCGATGAGCGCCGCGAGGAGCAGGCCGAGCACGCGCACGGAACCTCCCCGCGGAAGTCGGTGATTGTCGGGTCGGCGGTCGCGAAAAGGCGCGGACC
Coding sequences:
- a CDS encoding SulP family inorganic anion transporter, which translates into the protein MPDLKSGFLVALIALPLCLGIAVASGFPPIAGVLTAIVGGILGGLLGGAPLSIKGPAAGLIVIAVGAVHDLGQGDLVAGYRRALAVGVVAALVQIVFGLVRAAGVGVVMSPSVVHGMLAAIGVIIIAKQAHVVLGVRPTADSTFGLIAEIPRSAAHANPFILLVGALSLVLLFGLPLVRARWSRLAPAPLVVLAVAIPIGLWLHLDRPHDYTFLGAQHHLGPEFLVRLPGSLLDAITFPDFSQVFSATSVQYVVMFALIGTIESTLTVLAVDSMRPAERVSNVNRDLLAIGTGNLASALIGGLPMISEIVRSKANVDAGATSRWSNVCHGAILLLFVALVPGVVQTIPLAALAAMLVYTGFRLASPAGVRHIARIGWDQLALFTTTLLVTLATDLLVGVASGLALKVVLHLARGVPVSAFLPRPQVTVVGEVLRVRLRGAAVFPALLPVRKAITRAGRGVTKVVVDVRDAVLVDHTFLARLDELARELPAATLVVEGLDGLVPASDDPHATRRGRSR
- a CDS encoding DUF2309 domain-containing protein translates to MTIAELVGRAAALLPEQGPLQAFVHHNTLHAFEHLPFTDAVTRAAGVLGTEPYQGEAAFHGFLRSGRITTADLDAVVAAEVVDDGVPVVPGGPTPRRFHEVRLRHHVEVPRGPALDWLLAETDAVDATDPRWDLLRSCAPPPAAPPPRPRPRDRVLAATGVDPDHLAHPLLIRFTAAFLDQGVALWPMPGREHGLLAAFRDLYGRAGGPPDPFLRGLGACLRSQRGWSAERTAEWALAELGVPGEDRAEVVTATLLSLRGWAGMVRQFELRPDRAPVEPRAARLVDYLAVQLTLDVFATRHVLATAEPGDGVGRGPAGGMAGADRTAGVGVVGAATGRGAGLELAYEAFVLARLMDVPLTDRAGAAAWLAVVDRCDEVERRRLLHLAYERRHRIGVLDGLAAHQRVATPAGAVAFQAVFCLDEREESVRRHLEECCPAAETFGYAGFFGVAMHYRGVDDVRSRPLCPVVVTPRHAVVERPVRPGRPPRRLRARWTRAVAVGSRTLAGGAVASVALGVAALVSLVGRCLFPRAAHRWTRRHGTTPPTRLALGFTTAEQVDVVATLLRTTGLSRAPAPLVLVLGHGSSSLNNPHESAHDCGATGGGRGGPNARAFAVMANDPAVRSGLAERGITVPDGTWFVGGYHNTCDDSITWYDEDLVPDAHAEPLREAKTALAEACVRAAHERCRRFETAPTDLAHAAAPAHAETHAVDLGQPRPEYGHATNAVCVVGRRSRTRGLFLDRRAFLASYDPAADPDATLLAALLAAVGPVCAGINLEYYFSFVDPTGYGCGTKLPHNVTGLIGVMDGHASDLRTGLPWQMVEIHEPVRLLLVVEAAPGRLAAIVAANPALDRLVSGGWVQLVAWEADALHVFQDGAFQPYARERTVFPVVARSVDVYAGSRDHLDCAHVLAEEVDVPVPVP